From Pseudomonas putida, one genomic window encodes:
- a CDS encoding heavy metal translocating P-type ATPase — MNQPVSHEHVHDHDHVNASKRHCHDAHAHSCCGSRAAPAFVQLSEKASGQARLSRFRIQAMDCPTEQTLIQDKLGKLAGIEQLEFNLINRVLGVRHTLEGTTEIERAIESLGMKAEPLAAEDEGGAFAPAKTRWWPLALSGVAAIAAEIIHFSALAPEWVVAALALAAILGCGLGTYKKGWIALKNRNLNINALMSIAVTGAVLVGQWPEAAMVMVLFTLAELIEARSLDRARHAISGLMQLTPDMATVQQADGQWREAPVRDVAIGALVRVRPGERIGLDGEVVSGQSSVDQAPITGESLPVEKAPGDKLFAGTINQAGALEYRVTAVAGHSTLARIVKAVEEAQGARAPTQRFVDTFSRIYTPVVFALALAVALIPPLLMAGAWFDWVYRALVLLVVACPCALVISTPVTIVSGLAAAARKGILIKGGVYLEGGRKLDFLALDKTGTLTHGKPVQTDTKVLDPLFEGRAQALAASLAERSDHPVAAAIAQFARAQGLELSEVSGFAALAGRGVRGDIDGETYHLGNHRLVEELGLCSPQLEAQLDQLERQGKTVVLLLDRSGPLALFAVADTVKDSSREAIADLHALGIKTVMLTGDNPHTAQAIATQVGIDRAEGNLLPADKLSTIEQLYAQGHRVGMVGDGINDAPALARAEIGFAMAAAGTDTAIETADVALMDDDLRKIPAFVRLSRQSAAILKQNIVLALGIKAIFLAFTFAGMATLWMAVFADMGVSLLVVFNGLRLLRK; from the coding sequence ATGAACCAGCCTGTCAGCCACGAACACGTGCATGACCATGACCACGTCAACGCCAGTAAACGCCATTGCCACGACGCCCATGCACACAGTTGCTGCGGGTCCCGTGCGGCACCTGCGTTTGTGCAACTGAGCGAAAAGGCCAGTGGTCAGGCCCGTCTCAGCCGCTTTCGCATACAAGCCATGGACTGCCCGACAGAACAGACCCTGATCCAGGACAAGCTCGGCAAGCTGGCCGGCATCGAGCAGCTGGAGTTCAACCTGATCAACCGCGTACTGGGCGTGCGCCACACCCTGGAGGGCACTACTGAGATCGAGCGGGCCATCGAAAGCCTGGGTATGAAGGCAGAACCGCTGGCTGCAGAGGATGAGGGTGGCGCCTTTGCGCCAGCCAAGACTCGCTGGTGGCCATTGGCATTGTCCGGCGTCGCGGCGATCGCCGCCGAAATAATCCATTTCAGCGCCTTGGCGCCTGAGTGGGTGGTAGCCGCGCTGGCGCTGGCCGCGATCCTTGGCTGTGGCCTGGGCACCTACAAGAAGGGCTGGATTGCCCTGAAGAACCGCAACCTGAACATCAACGCGCTGATGAGCATTGCCGTGACCGGTGCCGTGCTGGTCGGCCAATGGCCTGAGGCGGCCATGGTCATGGTGCTGTTCACCCTCGCCGAACTGATCGAGGCGCGTTCACTTGACCGTGCACGCCATGCCATCAGTGGCCTGATGCAGCTTACGCCGGACATGGCCACGGTGCAGCAGGCTGACGGCCAATGGCGGGAGGCCCCGGTGCGCGATGTGGCGATCGGTGCCCTCGTGCGCGTGCGCCCCGGTGAGCGTATCGGCCTGGACGGGGAGGTGGTCAGTGGGCAATCCAGCGTCGATCAGGCGCCGATCACCGGCGAGAGCCTGCCCGTGGAAAAGGCCCCTGGCGACAAGTTGTTCGCCGGTACCATCAACCAGGCCGGCGCGCTCGAGTACCGGGTAACGGCCGTGGCGGGGCATTCCACATTGGCCCGTATCGTCAAGGCCGTGGAGGAGGCGCAGGGCGCCCGCGCGCCTACTCAACGTTTCGTCGATACCTTCTCGCGCATCTACACACCTGTGGTTTTCGCCCTGGCTTTGGCCGTAGCGCTCATCCCGCCGCTGCTGATGGCCGGCGCCTGGTTCGACTGGGTCTACCGCGCTTTGGTGCTGCTGGTGGTGGCCTGCCCCTGTGCCTTGGTGATTTCCACGCCGGTGACCATTGTAAGTGGCCTGGCGGCTGCGGCGCGCAAGGGGATCCTGATCAAAGGTGGCGTGTACCTGGAAGGGGGGCGCAAGCTGGATTTCCTGGCCCTGGACAAAACCGGCACCCTTACCCACGGCAAACCGGTGCAGACCGATACCAAGGTGCTCGACCCTTTGTTCGAAGGCCGCGCCCAGGCACTGGCGGCAAGCCTGGCCGAGCGTTCAGACCACCCGGTAGCGGCTGCCATCGCCCAGTTCGCCAGGGCGCAGGGGCTTGAACTGAGTGAGGTCAGCGGGTTCGCTGCGTTGGCCGGGCGCGGTGTGCGCGGTGATATCGATGGCGAAACCTATCACCTGGGTAACCATCGTTTGGTCGAAGAGCTGGGCCTGTGCTCACCGCAGCTCGAAGCGCAGCTGGACCAACTCGAGCGTCAAGGCAAGACGGTGGTGCTGTTGCTCGACCGCTCTGGCCCGTTGGCGCTGTTCGCCGTTGCCGACACGGTCAAGGACAGCAGCCGCGAGGCCATCGCCGACTTGCATGCGCTTGGCATCAAGACAGTCATGCTGACCGGCGACAATCCTCACACTGCCCAGGCCATCGCTACCCAGGTCGGTATCGACCGCGCCGAAGGCAACTTGCTCCCTGCCGACAAACTGAGCACGATCGAGCAGCTCTACGCCCAGGGGCACCGGGTTGGCATGGTCGGTGATGGCATCAACGACGCGCCGGCGCTGGCCCGCGCCGAGATCGGTTTTGCCATGGCGGCTGCCGGTACCGACACCGCCATCGAGACCGCCGATGTGGCACTGATGGATGACGACTTGCGCAAAATCCCGGCCTTCGTCAGGCTGTCGCGGCAAAGTGCGGCGATCCTGAAGCAGAACATCGTTCTGGCGTTGGGTATCAAGGCCATCTTCCTGGCGTTCACCTTTGCCGGCATGGCAACGTTGTGGATGGCAGTGTTCGCCGACATGGGCGTAAGCCTGCTGGTGGTGTTCAACGGTCTGCGCCTGTTGCGCAAGTAG
- a CDS encoding LysR substrate-binding domain-containing protein, translated as MLSAELKAFYMVARLGSITLAAKKLGLSQPTVTTQIRNLESQYAVELFYRGGRRLVLSEEGVRLLPMVKALLQHEADIEFELRNSGHAQGNLRIAATAPYYILDLVKIFRERLPQVGVAVEIGNSQQVLEMLEDYRVDLAASSQLLEDARLVRRVLGTDPLVVAVHRNHPLAHRQVVSIEVVAGQCLLMREKGSTTRKLTEEMMQGAGVKAEAVLEIGSRESIREAVLRNIGISVIARHEVPHNPELRVLTLEDAPVMHEYLYCLKERRQARLPAAFLGVAQEVVGSQF; from the coding sequence ATGCTGAGTGCCGAGCTCAAAGCCTTCTACATGGTGGCCCGCCTGGGCAGCATCACCCTGGCGGCGAAGAAGCTTGGCCTGAGCCAGCCGACGGTGACCACCCAGATCCGCAACCTCGAAAGCCAGTACGCGGTGGAGCTGTTCTACCGCGGCGGGCGGCGCCTGGTGTTGAGCGAAGAGGGCGTGCGCCTGCTGCCGATGGTCAAGGCGCTGCTGCAACACGAAGCCGACATCGAGTTCGAACTGCGCAACAGCGGCCATGCCCAAGGCAACCTGCGCATCGCTGCCACCGCGCCGTATTACATCCTCGATCTGGTGAAGATTTTCCGTGAGCGCTTGCCACAGGTGGGCGTGGCCGTGGAGATCGGCAATTCGCAGCAAGTGCTGGAGATGCTGGAAGACTACCGCGTCGATCTCGCCGCCTCCTCACAGTTGCTGGAAGATGCGCGCCTGGTCAGGCGCGTGCTGGGTACGGATCCGCTGGTAGTGGCGGTGCACCGCAATCACCCGCTGGCGCACCGTCAGGTGGTCTCGATCGAGGTGGTGGCGGGGCAATGCCTGCTGATGCGCGAAAAAGGCTCGACCACGCGCAAGCTCACCGAAGAAATGATGCAAGGCGCTGGGGTGAAGGCCGAAGCGGTGCTGGAAATCGGTAGCCGCGAGTCGATCCGTGAGGCGGTGCTGCGTAATATCGGCATCAGCGTGATCGCCCGGCACGAGGTGCCGCACAATCCGGAGCTGCGGGTGCTGACCCTGGAAGACGCGCCGGTGATGCACGAGTACCTGTATTGCCTGAAAGAAAGACGCCAGGCCCGCTTGCCGGCAGCCTTCCTCGGGGTAGCGCAGGAAGTGGTGGGGTCGCAGTTCTAG
- a CDS encoding putative 2-aminoethylphosphonate ABC transporter ATP-binding protein → MNHATPGAHMKVRGIHKRFGAFTALNDVSLDVAAGELVCLLGPSGCGKTTLLRCIAGLERQDRGELFIGERDISELPPQARDYGILFQSYALFPNLTVEANIAYGLTGSGRDASRQRVGQMLEMVGLTGSEKKYPGQLSGGQQQRVALARALAPSPSLLLLDEPMSALDARVREHLCTELRQLQRQLGITTLMVTHNQDEAMLMADRIAVMNNGQVEQYATPQEIYDQPATPFVAEFVGQGNWLPFQRTGDSSAQVGGISMRLASGAPRASSGRLFCRPEAITVNPVVHEENLFPAKVREITFLGNRCRMSFELQALPGHALLAELAPEAMPRLGSQDIWVALPPQSLQVFA, encoded by the coding sequence ATGAACCACGCCACCCCAGGCGCACACATGAAAGTGCGCGGTATTCACAAGCGCTTTGGCGCCTTCACGGCGCTGAACGATGTCTCCCTGGACGTCGCTGCGGGCGAACTGGTCTGCCTGCTCGGCCCCTCGGGCTGTGGCAAGACCACGCTGCTGCGCTGCATCGCCGGCCTCGAGCGCCAGGACCGTGGTGAGCTGTTCATTGGCGAGCGTGACATCTCCGAACTGCCGCCACAGGCGCGTGATTACGGCATCCTGTTCCAGTCCTACGCGCTGTTCCCCAACCTCACTGTCGAAGCCAACATCGCCTACGGGCTGACCGGCAGCGGCCGGGATGCAAGCCGCCAGCGTGTGGGCCAGATGCTTGAAATGGTCGGCCTGACCGGCAGCGAAAAGAAATACCCTGGCCAGCTATCCGGCGGCCAGCAGCAGCGCGTGGCCCTGGCCCGTGCGTTGGCGCCGTCGCCTTCGCTGTTGTTGCTCGATGAGCCGATGTCGGCTCTGGACGCGCGAGTGCGTGAGCACCTGTGCACCGAATTGCGCCAGCTGCAGCGCCAATTGGGCATCACCACCCTGATGGTCACCCACAACCAGGACGAAGCCATGCTCATGGCTGACCGCATTGCGGTGATGAACAACGGCCAGGTCGAGCAGTACGCCACGCCGCAGGAAATCTACGATCAGCCCGCCACACCGTTTGTCGCCGAATTCGTCGGGCAGGGCAACTGGCTGCCGTTCCAACGCACGGGCGACAGCTCCGCCCAGGTCGGCGGCATCAGCATGCGTCTGGCATCGGGGGCGCCGCGAGCCAGCAGTGGCCGGTTGTTCTGCCGCCCGGAGGCGATCACCGTCAACCCGGTGGTGCATGAGGAAAACCTGTTCCCGGCCAAGGTCCGCGAGATCACCTTCCTCGGCAACCGCTGCCGCATGAGCTTCGAGCTCCAGGCCTTGCCGGGCCACGCCCTGCTCGCCGAGCTGGCGCCAGAAGCCATGCCGCGTCTGGGCTCGCAGGACATCTGGGTGGCGCTGCCGCCGCAGAGCCTGCAGGTGTTTGCCTGA
- a CDS encoding putative 2-aminoethylphosphonate ABC transporter permease subunit, with translation MGASMSLPLTQAKRGDVALGDRLFVVGGKSLLLFMLLLAVLMPLLAIFWRGFSGDAGQGGGLHAARELFASANFHWLLGNSLSVALTVAAIVIPLAYLFAYALQRTLIPAKGLWRGISLLPLLAPSMLPAIALVYLFGNQGLLRGLLSDNIYGFWGIVLGEAIYTFPHALMILLSALSLADARLFDAASSMGAGSWRAFCSITWPATRQAVFAAFCLVFTLTITDFGVPVVVGGDYQVLALEAYKAVVGQQQFGRGALIGMVLLVPALLSFAVDAWLRRRQGESMNGRAQVFEPKPSRGRDACYLAIVVLVCVALVGVIGMAVYSSLVTFWPYNMTLSFKHYMFEDTAGGGWLAYRNSVTMALGTALIGSIVIFAGAYLMEKTPGQRLLNQALRLLSFIPMAVPGLVLGLGYVFFFNLNGNPLHVFYGGMGLLVVCTIAHYLTTAQMTATTALRQLDGEFEAAALSLKAPLYKHFVRVTVPICLPALLDIIRYLFVSAMTTVSAAIFLYSPDTILAAVAVLNMDDAGNVGGAAAMSTLILLTSAAASLLLAGASRGLLRRSQAWRQRAPGH, from the coding sequence ATGGGCGCGTCAATGTCGCTGCCGCTCACCCAGGCCAAGCGCGGTGATGTCGCCTTGGGGGACCGCCTGTTCGTCGTCGGTGGCAAAAGCCTGCTGCTGTTCATGCTGCTGCTTGCGGTGCTGATGCCATTGCTGGCGATCTTCTGGCGTGGCTTCAGTGGCGATGCCGGCCAGGGCGGTGGCCTGCACGCGGCCCGTGAGCTGTTCGCCAGCGCGAATTTCCACTGGCTGCTCGGTAACAGCCTGTCGGTGGCCCTGACCGTTGCCGCGATCGTGATCCCGCTGGCCTACCTGTTCGCTTACGCCTTGCAACGCACGCTGATCCCGGCCAAGGGCCTGTGGCGGGGGATTTCGCTGTTGCCGTTATTGGCGCCTTCCATGCTGCCAGCCATTGCCCTGGTGTATCTGTTCGGCAACCAGGGCCTGCTGCGTGGGCTGCTCAGCGACAATATCTATGGCTTCTGGGGCATCGTCCTCGGTGAGGCCATCTACACCTTCCCGCATGCGCTGATGATCCTGCTGTCGGCCTTGTCGCTGGCCGATGCGCGGCTGTTCGACGCTGCCTCCAGCATGGGCGCCGGGTCGTGGCGGGCGTTTTGCAGCATCACCTGGCCGGCCACGCGCCAGGCCGTGTTCGCGGCCTTCTGCCTGGTGTTCACCCTGACCATCACCGATTTCGGTGTGCCGGTGGTTGTCGGTGGCGACTACCAGGTGCTGGCTCTGGAGGCTTACAAAGCGGTCGTAGGCCAGCAGCAATTTGGCCGTGGTGCATTGATCGGCATGGTGCTGCTGGTGCCGGCGTTGCTCAGCTTCGCGGTGGACGCCTGGCTGCGTCGTCGCCAGGGCGAGTCCATGAACGGCCGCGCCCAGGTGTTCGAGCCCAAGCCGTCGCGCGGCCGCGATGCCTGCTACCTGGCCATCGTCGTGCTGGTGTGCGTGGCGCTGGTGGGGGTGATCGGCATGGCGGTGTACTCGTCGCTGGTGACCTTCTGGCCCTACAACATGACCCTGTCGTTCAAGCATTACATGTTCGAGGACACCGCAGGGGGCGGCTGGCTGGCGTATCGCAACAGCGTGACCATGGCCCTCGGCACCGCCCTGATCGGCAGCATCGTGATCTTCGCCGGTGCCTACCTGATGGAGAAAACCCCGGGGCAGCGCCTGCTCAATCAGGCACTGCGCCTGCTCAGCTTCATTCCCATGGCGGTGCCCGGGCTGGTGCTGGGCCTGGGTTACGTCTTCTTCTTCAACCTCAATGGCAACCCACTGCATGTGTTCTACGGCGGCATGGGGCTGCTGGTGGTATGCACCATCGCCCATTACCTGACCACCGCGCAGATGACCGCCACCACCGCGCTACGCCAGCTCGATGGCGAGTTCGAGGCCGCCGCGCTGTCGCTCAAGGCACCGCTGTACAAGCACTTCGTGCGGGTCACCGTGCCGATCTGCCTGCCTGCGCTGCTGGACATCATCCGCTACCTGTTCGTCTCGGCGATGACCACCGTTTCGGCGGCGATTTTCCTCTACAGCCCGGACACCATCCTCGCCGCCGTCGCCGTGCTGAACATGGACGATGCCGGCAACGTGGGTGGCGCTGCCGCCATGTCGACCTTGATCCTGCTGACCAGCGCCGCTGCATCCCTGCTGCTGGCCGGTGCTTCCCGCGGCCTGCTGCGCCGCTCCCAGGCCTGGCGCCAGCGCGCGCCTGGCCATTGA
- a CDS encoding putative 2-aminoethylphosphonate ABC transporter substrate-binding protein, whose translation MFKPLALAAAVSAVFSLQASAASTQLTVYTALEAEQLRSYKQAFEKANPDIEIKWVRDSTGIITAKLLAEKDRPQADAVWGLAASSLAILDQNGMLEAYAPKDLGKISANYRDAANPPAWVGMDVWAATICFNTIEAQKQGLSKPVSWQDLTKPEYKGKIVMPNPASSGTGFLDVSAWLQTFGEPQGWAYMDALHQNIGQYVHSGSKPCKLAAAGEFPIGISFEYPAVQLKRQGAPLDIVLPKEGLGWEIEATALIKGSPKVEAAKRLADFSASPAAMELYKENFAVLAAPGIAKPQTELPADYEQRLIKNDFAWASKNRDQILAEWRKRYDGKSEKVAQQ comes from the coding sequence ATGTTCAAGCCCCTTGCACTTGCCGCTGCCGTATCCGCTGTATTCAGCCTGCAGGCCTCGGCCGCCAGCACGCAGCTGACCGTCTACACCGCCCTGGAAGCCGAGCAGCTCAGGAGCTACAAGCAGGCCTTCGAAAAGGCCAACCCGGACATCGAGATCAAGTGGGTGCGTGACTCCACCGGCATCATCACCGCCAAGCTGCTGGCCGAGAAAGACCGCCCGCAGGCCGATGCAGTGTGGGGGCTGGCGGCTTCCAGCCTGGCCATCCTCGACCAGAACGGCATGCTCGAAGCCTATGCACCGAAAGATCTGGGCAAGATCTCCGCTAACTACCGTGACGCGGCCAACCCGCCAGCCTGGGTCGGCATGGACGTTTGGGCCGCGACGATCTGCTTCAACACCATCGAGGCTCAGAAGCAAGGCCTGAGCAAGCCGGTGAGCTGGCAGGACCTGACCAAGCCGGAGTACAAGGGCAAGATCGTGATGCCGAACCCGGCGTCGTCCGGTACCGGCTTCCTGGATGTGAGCGCGTGGCTGCAGACCTTTGGCGAGCCGCAAGGCTGGGCTTACATGGACGCGCTGCACCAGAACATCGGCCAGTACGTCCATTCCGGCTCCAAGCCGTGCAAGCTGGCAGCGGCGGGCGAGTTCCCGATCGGTATATCGTTCGAGTACCCGGCCGTGCAGCTCAAGCGCCAGGGCGCACCTCTGGACATCGTCCTGCCGAAAGAAGGGCTAGGCTGGGAAATCGAGGCGACCGCGCTGATCAAGGGCTCGCCAAAGGTTGAAGCCGCCAAGCGTCTGGCCGACTTCTCGGCAAGCCCGGCGGCGATGGAGCTGTACAAGGAGAACTTCGCCGTGCTCGCCGCACCAGGCATTGCCAAACCGCAGACTGAACTCCCGGCCGACTATGAGCAGCGCCTGATCAAGAACGACTTTGCCTGGGCCTCGAAGAACCGTGACCAGATCCTGGCCGAGTGGCGCAAGCGTTATGATGGCAAGTCGGAGAAAGTAGCGCAGCAGTAA